The following proteins come from a genomic window of Thiothrix winogradskyi:
- a CDS encoding radical SAM/SPASM domain-containing protein has translation MTDTQTTTQYTPGERSCYAVWEITLKCNLACSHCGSRAGDARVNELSTAEALDLVHQMADVGITEVTLIGGEAFLRSDWLEIAAEIVKCGMICSMTTGGYGINLVTAQRMKAVGINQVSVSVDGMRHTHDRLRGKIGSWKYAFETMGHLREAGIPFGANTQVNRHSAPEFPLLFQALIDAGAKAWQIQMTVPMGNAADNSDILLQPDELLLFHPLLANLAKRGYPQGFYVQPGNNYGYYGPYDRMLRGFGKPTEWSFWQGCFAGLRTIGIEADGTIKGCPSLPTAAYSGGTIRDASLATILTERDELTFNLSAGTPAATDHLWGFCKTCDFAALCRGACNWTAHVFFDRRGNNPYCYHRSLVNAANGVRERFALRKAASGLPFDNGIFDLFAEDVLTPTTPDPMRFTSDKIQWPEAWLAENPELSSALQQEAEQNVRDMRNARSSAQI, from the coding sequence ATGACCGACACCCAAACAACCACACAATATACCCCCGGCGAACGCAGTTGCTACGCCGTCTGGGAGATTACCCTGAAATGTAATCTCGCCTGTAGTCACTGCGGTTCACGGGCGGGTGATGCGCGGGTCAATGAATTATCCACGGCTGAAGCACTGGATTTGGTGCATCAAATGGCGGATGTCGGCATCACCGAAGTCACGCTGATTGGTGGCGAAGCTTTCTTGCGCAGCGACTGGCTAGAAATAGCGGCTGAAATCGTTAAATGCGGCATGATTTGTTCCATGACCACGGGTGGTTATGGCATCAATTTGGTCACTGCCCAACGCATGAAAGCGGTGGGTATCAATCAGGTATCCGTTTCCGTCGATGGAATGCGCCACACCCACGACCGTTTGCGTGGCAAAATCGGCTCATGGAAATACGCCTTTGAAACGATGGGGCATTTACGTGAAGCAGGCATTCCGTTTGGTGCCAATACTCAGGTTAACCGCCACTCCGCACCTGAGTTTCCGTTGTTGTTTCAGGCATTAATTGATGCCGGAGCAAAGGCATGGCAAATCCAAATGACCGTGCCGATGGGTAACGCAGCAGATAATTCCGACATCCTGTTGCAACCCGATGAATTGCTATTATTCCATCCCCTGCTGGCAAACCTCGCCAAACGTGGCTACCCGCAAGGCTTTTATGTGCAACCCGGCAATAATTACGGCTATTACGGCCCGTATGACCGCATGTTGCGCGGCTTTGGCAAACCTACCGAATGGTCATTCTGGCAGGGCTGTTTTGCAGGCTTGCGCACGATTGGCATTGAAGCGGATGGCACAATCAAAGGTTGCCCGTCGCTGCCGACCGCTGCTTATTCGGGCGGAACTATTCGCGATGCTTCACTGGCGACTATTCTCACCGAACGCGACGAACTCACCTTCAACCTAAGTGCCGGAACACCTGCCGCCACGGATCACTTGTGGGGCTTCTGCAAAACCTGTGATTTCGCGGCATTGTGCCGGGGCGCGTGTAATTGGACAGCACACGTATTCTTTGATCGGCGCGGTAACAATCCCTATTGCTACCACCGCTCACTGGTCAATGCCGCGAATGGCGTGCGCGAACGTTTCGCCTTACGCAAAGCCGCCAGTGGTTTACCGTTCGACAATGGTATTTTTGACCTGTTTGCAGAAGATGTACTCACCCCGACTACACCCGACCCGATGCGTTTCACATCCGATAAAATCCAATGGCCGGAAGCATGGTTGGCGGAAAACCCTGAATTATCCAGCGCATTACAGCAAGAGGCAGAACAAAATGTCAGGGATATGCGCAATGCCCGTTCATCCGCCCAGATTTGA
- the hsdR gene encoding EcoAI/FtnUII family type I restriction enzme subunit R — protein sequence MTPELDHNEAKTRRKLIDKKLYAAQWEEIPTSDIDDEYVITPGPLIGGGQHGTPRKADYVLVYKGKKLAVIEAKRVRRDPTEGVQQAKDYAAMLNTPFAYATNGKEIYRINMKTGQEGYVDCYPTPDELWHMVYAQESDWRNKFAKIGFETKSGTWKPRYYQHNAIEAALEALINGKDRILLTLATGTGKTAIAFQIAWKLFHSRWNVKAWRGDTSVDRQPRILFLADRNILANQAYNAFSAFPEDAMVRISPNAIRKKKAVPKNGNLFFTIFQTFMTDTKDAAGNPTPSFGDYPPDFFDLIMIDECHRGGANDEGSWRGIMDYFNTAVQIGLTATPKRDGNVDTYKYFGEAVYTYSLKEGINDGFLTPFRIKRIVSTLDEYTHVADDEVLEGEVEEGRTYTEAEMNRVLEIEDRERHRVKTFMNLIDQSEKTLVFCATQQHALAVRNLINQMKHSTQPNYCVRVTADDGKEGERLLSAFQDNEKNIPTILTTSRKLSTGVDARNVRNIILMRPVTSMIEFKQIVGRGTRLFDFKDYFTLYDFVKAYEHFKDPEWDGEPEVCKVCNERVCICEAEPCSQCQQRPCVCPPKPCKKCEQSPCVCEPEQCEVCGATPCNCLQPPKRAKVKLAAGKADNIQNLISTEFLGEDGKPMSVQDYLQQFYTALPEFFKDEEELRALWSQPETRQGLLDGLQAKGYATAQLQVISRAVNAERSDLFDVLAHIAFSLPAKTREERVATHKTRIYQGYNYKQREFIEFVLGHYVDDGITELAPTKLKTFIDLKYQGIRDIPEELGKAADVKKLFVEFQQRLYAPPS from the coding sequence ATGACTCCAGAACTCGACCACAACGAAGCCAAAACGCGCCGCAAGCTGATAGATAAAAAATTGTATGCCGCGCAATGGGAAGAAATCCCAACGTCGGATATAGACGATGAATATGTCATAACGCCGGGGCCATTGATTGGTGGTGGTCAACACGGCACACCGCGCAAAGCAGATTACGTTCTCGTTTACAAAGGTAAAAAGCTGGCAGTCATCGAAGCCAAACGGGTACGCCGTGACCCCACCGAAGGCGTGCAACAAGCCAAAGATTACGCCGCAATGTTGAATACACCCTTTGCCTACGCCACCAACGGCAAAGAAATCTACCGTATCAACATGAAAACCGGACAGGAAGGCTACGTCGATTGTTACCCAACCCCCGACGAACTTTGGCACATGGTTTATGCGCAAGAAAGCGACTGGCGTAATAAATTTGCCAAAATTGGCTTTGAAACCAAAAGTGGTACTTGGAAGCCGCGCTACTACCAACACAACGCCATTGAAGCTGCCCTCGAAGCCCTCATCAATGGCAAAGACCGCATTCTGCTGACACTGGCAACCGGCACAGGCAAAACCGCGATAGCGTTTCAAATTGCGTGGAAATTGTTCCACAGCCGCTGGAATGTCAAAGCATGGCGCGGAGATACCAGCGTTGACCGCCAACCGCGCATCCTGTTTCTGGCGGATCGCAATATCCTCGCCAATCAAGCCTACAACGCCTTTTCCGCCTTTCCCGAAGATGCAATGGTGCGAATTTCGCCCAACGCGATCCGCAAGAAAAAAGCTGTTCCCAAAAACGGCAACCTGTTTTTCACGATTTTCCAAACCTTCATGACCGACACCAAGGACGCGGCGGGCAACCCGACTCCCAGTTTTGGCGATTACCCACCCGACTTTTTCGACCTGATCATGATTGACGAATGCCACCGTGGCGGCGCGAACGACGAAGGCAGTTGGCGCGGCATCATGGACTATTTCAACACAGCGGTACAAATCGGTTTGACCGCTACGCCCAAACGCGACGGCAATGTTGATACTTACAAATACTTTGGCGAAGCGGTCTACACCTACTCGCTCAAGGAAGGCATTAATGACGGCTTCCTGACCCCGTTTCGGATCAAGCGCATTGTCAGCACCCTCGACGAATACACTCATGTCGCCGACGACGAAGTGCTGGAAGGCGAAGTGGAAGAGGGCAGAACTTACACCGAAGCCGAAATGAATCGAGTGCTGGAAATCGAAGACCGCGAACGCCATCGGGTCAAAACCTTCATGAACCTGATCGACCAAAGCGAAAAAACCTTGGTGTTTTGCGCCACCCAGCAACACGCCTTAGCGGTGCGCAACCTGATTAACCAGATGAAACACAGCACACAACCCAATTACTGCGTGCGCGTCACGGCGGATGATGGCAAAGAAGGCGAACGCCTGCTGAGTGCGTTTCAGGACAACGAAAAAAACATCCCCACGATTTTGACCACTTCCCGCAAACTCTCCACCGGCGTGGATGCGCGGAATGTGCGTAATATCATCCTGATGCGCCCCGTCACCAGCATGATCGAATTCAAGCAAATCGTCGGGCGTGGCACGCGCCTATTCGATTTCAAAGACTACTTCACCCTCTACGACTTCGTGAAAGCCTACGAACACTTCAAAGACCCAGAGTGGGACGGCGAGCCGGAAGTGTGCAAAGTCTGCAATGAACGTGTTTGTATCTGTGAAGCAGAACCTTGCTCCCAATGTCAGCAACGCCCGTGTGTTTGCCCACCCAAACCGTGCAAAAAGTGCGAACAATCGCCATGTGTGTGCGAACCGGAGCAATGTGAAGTGTGCGGCGCAACGCCCTGCAACTGCCTACAACCACCCAAACGCGCCAAAGTAAAATTGGCAGCAGGCAAAGCCGACAACATTCAAAACCTGATTTCTACCGAATTCTTGGGCGAGGACGGCAAGCCGATGAGCGTGCAGGATTATCTGCAACAGTTTTACACTGCCCTACCCGAATTTTTTAAGGACGAAGAAGAATTACGCGCCTTGTGGAGTCAGCCGGAAACGCGCCAAGGCTTGCTGGATGGCTTGCAGGCAAAAGGTTACGCGACAGCACAATTACAAGTGATCAGCCGTGCGGTGAATGCCGAACGCAGTGATTTGTTTGATGTGCTGGCGCATATCGCGTTTTCATTACCTGCTAAAACCCGTGAAGAGCGTGTTGCTACGCACAAGACGCGGATTTACCAAGGCTACAACTACAAACAACGCGAATTTATCGAGTTTGTGCTGGGGCATTATGTCGATGATGGCATCACCGAATTAGCCCCGACCAAGTTGAAAACCTTCATCGACTTGAAATACCAAGGCATCCGCGATATACCCGAAGAGTTGGGCAAAGCCGCTGATGTGAAGAAGCTGTTTGTCGAATTTCAGCAACGCTTGTACGCACCTCCTAGCTAA
- a CDS encoding restriction endonuclease subunit S, which produces MLKAGWQTKKFSDVLDIRNGRNQKAVESESGTYPVLGSAGNVMGYATDYICEAGTTIIGRKGNISTPIYVETKFWNVDTAFGLSPKAGLNNKFLYYYCLSYDFAALNRGTTIPSLVKSELLEISIPLPPLPEQTRIVAILDEAFANISQAVANAEKNLANTRELFDSYLNKVFASSDERVKLSEITTVISDGDHSPPPKAQEGIPFITISNVNKNTRLIDFSDTFKVPQSYFDALKDTRKPFFGDVLYTVTGSYGIPIKVPHGVEFCFQRHIGLLRPKKNINSSWLYYALLSPSVYEQASSGATGTAQKTVSLNVLRNIEVPMMSESEQVSAVEKLDLFWAQKEELEDIYRRKLAALAELKQALLQKAFTGELTAN; this is translated from the coding sequence ATGCTTAAAGCAGGATGGCAAACTAAAAAATTTAGCGACGTGCTTGATATTCGCAACGGAAGAAATCAAAAAGCGGTTGAGTCTGAAAGCGGTACTTACCCTGTTTTGGGGAGTGCTGGCAATGTTATGGGATACGCTACCGATTATATTTGTGAAGCTGGCACAACGATTATTGGGCGAAAAGGCAATATCAGCACCCCTATTTATGTAGAAACAAAATTCTGGAATGTTGATACTGCTTTCGGGCTTTCACCAAAAGCAGGATTGAATAACAAGTTTTTATACTATTACTGCTTGAGCTATGATTTTGCTGCACTGAATCGCGGAACAACAATACCCAGTTTGGTGAAAAGTGAACTGCTGGAAATTTCCATTCCACTTCCCCCTCTCCCCGAACAAACCCGCATTGTCGCCATTCTCGATGAAGCCTTTGCCAACATCAGCCAAGCGGTTGCCAATGCTGAAAAAAACCTTGCCAATACCCGCGAGTTGTTCGATAGCTATTTGAATAAAGTTTTCGCATCAAGTGATGAACGAGTGAAGCTATCTGAAATAACAACGGTTATCTCTGATGGTGATCATTCACCACCACCCAAGGCACAAGAAGGCATTCCATTTATTACCATTTCAAACGTCAATAAAAACACAAGATTGATTGATTTTTCGGATACGTTTAAAGTCCCACAAAGCTATTTCGATGCTCTTAAAGACACTAGAAAGCCATTTTTCGGTGATGTTCTCTACACGGTGACAGGCTCTTATGGAATTCCGATTAAAGTTCCACATGGCGTAGAGTTTTGTTTTCAACGACATATCGGCTTGCTACGCCCAAAGAAAAACATAAACAGTTCTTGGTTATACTATGCGTTATTATCACCCTCTGTTTATGAACAAGCATCAAGCGGCGCAACAGGTACAGCGCAAAAAACAGTATCTTTGAATGTGCTACGCAATATTGAAGTACCGATGATGAGCGAATCAGAACAAGTTTCAGCAGTTGAAAAACTGGACTTATTTTGGGCACAAAAAGAAGAGCTTGAGGATATTTATCGGCGGAAGTTGGCGGCGTTGGCAGAGTTGAAGCAGGCGTTATTGCAGAAGGCGTTTACGGGTGAGTTGACTGCTAATTGA
- a CDS encoding N-6 DNA methylase has protein sequence MFEQTFKNLDDVLWKEAGCSSELDYTEQSSWILFLKYLDDLEQEYEQEAELGDIPYEYIIDAEYRWSTWAAPKKDGKPDRDNAKTGPDLIRFVDNKLFPYLQSFKESASSPETIEYKIGEIFSEIKNKFASGYSLRDALELVDQLTFGSQAEKHELSALYESKIKNMGNAGRNGGEYYTPRPLIRAMIQVVQPRIGERIYDGACGSAGFLCEAFNYLRYDAAGNSAKLSTAQLQQLETKTLYGKEKKSLAYVIAIMNLILHGVDAPNIIHTNTLAENLADVQEKDRYHVILANPPFGGKERPEIQQNFPIKTGETAFLFLQHFIKYLKAKGRAAVVIKNTFLSNSDNASKALRQELLENCNLHTVLDCPSGTFIGAGVKTVVLFFTKGEPTQQVWYYQLDPGRNMGKTNPLNDNDLKEFIALQSTFADSDKSWSVKIADVDKDSFDLSVKNPNKQEAAALRDPQAILDEIAGLDAESQAILDVIRGLL, from the coding sequence CCGAACTCGGCGACATTCCTTACGAATACATTATTGATGCCGAATATCGCTGGTCGACGTGGGCAGCGCCCAAAAAAGACGGTAAACCTGACCGCGATAATGCCAAAACGGGGCCTGACCTGATCCGCTTCGTGGATAACAAGCTGTTTCCGTATTTGCAGAGCTTCAAGGAATCCGCGTCGTCACCGGAGACGATTGAGTACAAAATCGGCGAGATTTTCAGCGAGATCAAGAACAAGTTTGCCAGCGGTTATTCCTTGCGCGATGCGCTGGAGTTGGTGGATCAACTCACGTTTGGTTCACAGGCGGAAAAGCACGAGCTTTCGGCGTTGTATGAATCCAAGATCAAAAACATGGGGAATGCGGGGCGCAATGGCGGTGAATATTACACGCCGCGTCCGTTGATTCGGGCGATGATTCAGGTGGTGCAGCCGCGCATTGGCGAACGCATTTATGACGGGGCGTGTGGTTCGGCGGGGTTTTTGTGCGAGGCGTTCAACTATTTGCGCTATGACGCGGCGGGCAACAGTGCCAAGCTGAGTACCGCCCAATTGCAGCAATTGGAAACCAAAACGCTGTACGGCAAGGAAAAGAAAAGTCTTGCGTATGTGATTGCGATTATGAACCTGATTTTGCACGGGGTGGATGCGCCGAACATTATCCACACCAATACGCTGGCGGAAAATCTGGCGGATGTGCAGGAAAAAGACCGCTATCACGTCATCCTTGCCAATCCGCCGTTTGGGGGTAAGGAACGCCCGGAAATCCAGCAGAATTTCCCGATCAAAACCGGCGAAACCGCGTTTTTGTTCCTGCAACATTTCATCAAATACCTCAAGGCGAAGGGTCGGGCGGCGGTGGTGATTAAGAACACCTTCCTGTCGAATTCGGATAACGCCTCCAAAGCCTTGCGGCAGGAATTGCTGGAAAATTGCAATTTGCATACGGTGTTGGATTGCCCTAGCGGGACGTTCATTGGCGCGGGTGTGAAAACGGTGGTGCTGTTTTTCACCAAAGGTGAGCCGACGCAACAGGTTTGGTATTACCAGCTTGATCCCGGTCGTAATATGGGCAAAACCAACCCGCTCAACGACAACGATCTGAAAGAGTTTATCGCGCTGCAAAGCACGTTTGCTGACTCGGATAAATCGTGGTCGGTGAAGATTGCCGATGTCGACAAAGACAGCTTCGACCTTTCCGTGAAAAATCCCAATAAGCAGGAAGCGGCGGCGCTGCGTGATCCGCAGGCTATTCTTGACGAGATTGCGGGGTTGGATGCGGAGAGTCAGGCGATTTTGGATGTGATTCGGGGGTTGTTGTGA